One window of Sardina pilchardus chromosome 2, fSarPil1.1, whole genome shotgun sequence genomic DNA carries:
- the tmem184c gene encoding transmembrane protein 184C, with translation MPCTCGNWRRWIRPLVVVLYILLLLVVLPLCIWELQKSGVGTHNKAWFIAGIFVFMTIPISLWGILQHLVNYTQPELQKPIIRILWMVPIYSLDSWIALKYPGIAIYVDTCRECYEAYVIYNFMIFLLNYLGNQYPSLVLMLEVQEQQKHLPPLCCCPPWPMGEVLLLRCKLGVLQYTVVRPVTTVIALICQLCGVYDEGNFSSKNAWTYLVIVNNLSQLFAMYCLVLFYRTLREELSPIKPVGKFLCVKLVVFVSFWQAVFIALLVKVGVISDSHTWDWDSVEAVATGLQDFIICVEMFLAAIAHHFSFTYKPYIQEAEEGSCFDSFMAMWDISDIRADISEQVRNVGRTVMGRPRKMYFGEEPEEDEHTGLLSAGAQDPVEASSTPASPKGRYQGLGRTLTPHSLSAPANLSTAAWDGDVDDITPTEPTDSAESLHTDDAPVT, from the exons ATGCCATGCACGTGTGGGAATTGGAGGCGGTGGATCCGTCCCTTGGTAGTGGTTTTGTATATTTTACTCTTGCTTGTGGTACTGCCACTCTGCATATGGGAGCTACAGAAATCAGGG GTCGGCACACACAACAAGGCATGGTTCATCGCAGGTATTTTTGTGTTCATGACCATACCTATATCACTATGGGGAATCTTACAACATCTGGTCAACTACACCCAGCCGGAGCTGCAGAAGCCAATCATCAG GATACTCTGGATGGTTCCTATTTACAGTCTAGATAGT TGGATTGCGCTGAAGTACCCTGGTATTGCTATATATGTGGACACCTGCAGAGAATGCTATGAGGCCTATGTCATCTACAATTTCATGATCTTCCTGCTGAATTATCTTGGCAATCAGTATCCCAGTTTGGTCTTGATGTTAGAGGTGCAGGAACAGCAGAAGCACCTCCCACCTCTCTGTTGCTGCCCACCATGGCCCATGGGAGA GGTGCTGCTTCTCAGATGCAAACTGGGAGTTCTTCAGTACACTGTTGTGAGGCCAGTCACTACAGTCATTGCACT GATATGTCAACTTTGTGGGGTCTATGATGAGGGAAACTTCAGTTCAAAGAATGCATGGACCTACCTGGTTATTGTTAATAACCTTTCCCAACTT TTTGCGATGTATTGTCTGGTGCTGTTCTACAGAACACTGCGAGAGGAGTTGAGCCCCATCAAACCAGTTGGCAAGTTCCTGTGTGTGAAACTCGTGGTGTTTGTGTCCTTCTG GCAAGCAGTGTTCATCGCTCTCTTGGTCAAAGTAGGGGTGATCTCAGACTCTCACACATGGGACTGGGACAGTGTTGAAGCTGTGGCCACTGGATTACAG GACTTTATCATCTGCGTGGAGATGTTCTTGGCAGCCATTGCACACCACTTCAGTTTCACATACAAGCCTTATATccaagaggcagaggagggctCCTGCTTCGACTCCTTCATGGCTATGTGGGACATCTCTGATATCAGAGCTGACATATCCGAGCAAGTCCGCAACGTTG GGCGCACGGTTATGGGTCGGCCCCGCAAGATGTACTTCGGTGAGGAGCCAGAAGAGGACGAGCACACAGGGCTGCTTTCAGCCGGCGCACAGGACCCCGTTGAAGCCTCGTCCACTCCTGCGTCTCCAAAAGGCCGCTACCAGGGCCTGGGCCGCACCCTGACCCCCCACTCACTGTCCGCACCTGCCAACCTGAGCACAGCAGCCTGGGACGGCGATGTGGACGACATCACACCCACCGAGCCCACAGATTCTGCTGAGTCACTCCATACAGATGATGCTCCAGTGACTTAG